The nucleotide window ATCACGGCGATCCCCGCCTCACCGACAGCTGTTGATATCGCTGTGATCGTATCACTGAACATGGTTATCTCTCCTTGCTCTATTTTAAAATTGCCGCCCCTCGGGGGACGTCATATCCATTTTCAACTCTATTGATGATATATCATATGACATGCTGCTTATCGTATTAAGTTCACTATTTACCTGTGTTACGTATCTTATCAAATTGCTTCTGTACGAAAAAAGCAATGGCTTCTGCACCGGGCAGGAAGCCATTGCGTCTTCAATTTCGTGTTATTTCGTGGTAATGACCACACGCCGATTGGGCTCTTCGCCCTTACTTAACGTCTTAATCTGCGGGTGATTTTGCAGTTTTGCATGAATGACTTTTCGTTCGAGCGGAGGCATTGGCTCCAGTACAACTTCCTTGCCGGTACGGATTGCTTGTCCAGCCAACCGTTCAGCCAGATCCTCCAGCGTCTTCCGCCGACGTTGACGGAAATTCTCCGCGTCGAGCACAATTCGAACGAAGCTTTCCGAGTATCGGTTCGCTACAATGTTCGTTAGATACTGAAGCGCATCCAGCGTCTGTCCACGTCTGCCAATAATCATGCCCAGGTCTTCACCGGCAATATTGAAGATATGTCCATCCCGCTGTTTTTTGATATGCACTTCAACATCCAGTCCCATACCTGCTGCGACCTCTTTCAAGAAAGCAGCCGCTTCTTCATAGGGATTTTTAGCTGCGACACCCTCAAGTAATGCATCTACTTCAGGTACGTGCGCGGCTGGCTTGATCGGCTGTTGAACAACTTCGGGCACAGGCAATAGTTTTACTTCAACTTTGGCCGCCTTCACCCCGATCAAACCCAGGAATCCTTTTGACGGCTGCTCTAACACTTGTATCTCGACCTTGTCCCGACTTACGCCAAGCTCGGTCAGTCCTTGGTTTACAGCATCTTCAACGGTTTTTCCTGACGTAATGACTTTGGTCATTTCGATTTTTTGGCCCCTTTCGACCCTTTTCCAGAGACGGTCGCTTTGCCACCGTTTTTGCGTTTAGCTCCATTTTTGGAGGAGCTATTCTGCTTCACGTTGACCTCAGCCACGATTTTATCATTATTCCGGTAAAGGAAATAGTTTTGCACGATCGTGTAGATGTTACTGTAGAACCAGTACAGCGGAAGTGCTGACGGGAACTGGTAGGACATCACGAAGATCAAAATCGGGTATACCCATAGCATAAACTGCATCGGACCCACTTGCTGTGCAGGGTTCATACGCATCATCATCCATGTTTGAATGAATGTTGTGATGGCAGCCAGCACTGGCAAAATAAACAGGTGATCCGGTTCCCCGAGTTGGAGCCACAAGAAATCATGTGTTCTCAGACTGGAGTTTCCGTAAATTGAGTTATAAAGTGCGATGTAAATCGGCATCTGAATCAGAAGTGGCAGACAACCCGCCATCGGATTAACTTTGTTCTCCTGAAACAACTTCATCGTTTCTTGCTGAACTTTCTCAGGTGTATCTTTAAACTTCGCTTGAATCTCCTTCAGCTGCGGCTGAATGGCCTGCATGGCTTTGGAGCTACGGACTTGTTTCATTGTTAATGGTAAAATCAATGTCCGTACAATAAGCACCATCACGAGGACGGCCAGTCCATATTCACCGTTGAACCAATTGGCGAATGTATCGAGCGCCAGTGAGAACCAGTAAATAACATTAGATTGCCAAAAAGAACCACTATTCTTCAGATCTTCCGTAGTAACCCCGGCTCCCTGTGGAGTACATCCGGCGAGTACAGTGACCATTGCAATGACTGCAATGAGGAGAATCCACTTCCCCTTTGATGTCTTCAATCGCGACACTTCATAACCCCTCTCTTAACCATTCCATTCCACCGTAAATCATACCATAATTAGGAGGACAAATAAACCGAAGCTTACCGCTTGCTCGACTTCAAAAGTGAGCCCTTGCGCATCGCATGGAGCAGGCTTTTTTCCATCTCCTTATAGGGCATGTCCAGTGCACCTTTTCTGACGATAAAAATCAGATCCATCTGCGTGACAATCTCATGCTCATGATGACGAACAATTTCCTTAATCATGCGTCTCATCCGGTTGCGTACGACAGCGTTTCCGATTTTCTTGCTGCATGATACGCCAACCCGGAATTGTTCCGTATCTTTACGGCGGCAGCCATACACCACGAATTGATGATTGGCAAACGATTTTCCATACCGGTATACACGGCTAAAGTCCGCCCGGTTTCGTAGACGCAGTCTTTTATACACGGCGCTTCTCCTTGCTGTTCTCCACCATTGTTATTGACGGAGGCCTCATTACTGATTTAGTATAGGCTTTCTTGAATAACGGTAAACCGTCTTGACAACAACTTCATTTGCGATGATTGTTGATCGGTCGTTTAAACCGAGCAAACATTCATCCCGGATGATTGTTGAACAGCTACTTGAACTGATCAGCATTCATCCCGTGATGATCGCAGATCGGATATTTTAACCGAACCGACATTCATCCTTATATAAGGTAAGTTTTCGAAAAATGAAAAACTCACTCGACATACATAGATGTGTATTCAGAACTTTTCCGCAGACCATTCAGACCTGATCTGTACCAGCATCCAGTCTGAAATGATCCAAATTAAGAAAAAAAAGACCACCTCGGTGGTCTTCAATGCATTAAGCACTCAGGTTTTTACGGCCTTTAAGGCGACGTGCGGCCAAAATTTTACGGCCATTGCTCGTGCTCATTCTTTTCCGGAAACCATGAACTTTTTTACGTTTGCTAACGTTCGGTTTGAATGTAGGTCTCAATGTATTGCACCTCCTCACAAGGAAATACTTATGTGATGAATCACT belongs to Paenibacillus sp. FSL H8-0079 and includes:
- the jag gene encoding RNA-binding cell elongation regulator Jag/EloR, whose translation is MTKVITSGKTVEDAVNQGLTELGVSRDKVEIQVLEQPSKGFLGLIGVKAAKVEVKLLPVPEVVQQPIKPAAHVPEVDALLEGVAAKNPYEEAAAFLKEVAAGMGLDVEVHIKKQRDGHIFNIAGEDLGMIIGRRGQTLDALQYLTNIVANRYSESFVRIVLDAENFRQRRRKTLEDLAERLAGQAIRTGKEVVLEPMPPLERKVIHAKLQNHPQIKTLSKGEEPNRRVVITTK
- a CDS encoding membrane protein insertase YidC, which codes for MSRLKTSKGKWILLIAVIAMVTVLAGCTPQGAGVTTEDLKNSGSFWQSNVIYWFSLALDTFANWFNGEYGLAVLVMVLIVRTLILPLTMKQVRSSKAMQAIQPQLKEIQAKFKDTPEKVQQETMKLFQENKVNPMAGCLPLLIQMPIYIALYNSIYGNSSLRTHDFLWLQLGEPDHLFILPVLAAITTFIQTWMMMRMNPAQQVGPMQFMLWVYPILIFVMSYQFPSALPLYWFYSNIYTIVQNYFLYRNNDKIVAEVNVKQNSSSKNGAKRKNGGKATVSGKGSKGAKKSK
- the rnpA gene encoding ribonuclease P protein component; the protein is MYKRLRLRNRADFSRVYRYGKSFANHQFVVYGCRRKDTEQFRVGVSCSKKIGNAVVRNRMRRMIKEIVRHHEHEIVTQMDLIFIVRKGALDMPYKEMEKSLLHAMRKGSLLKSSKR
- the rpmH gene encoding 50S ribosomal protein L34: MRPTFKPNVSKRKKVHGFRKRMSTSNGRKILAARRLKGRKNLSA